Proteins encoded together in one Coffea arabica cultivar ET-39 chromosome 2c, Coffea Arabica ET-39 HiFi, whole genome shotgun sequence window:
- the LOC140035474 gene encoding uncharacterized protein At4g00950-like: MEPDTSSAPKLPLFSMATVQSPEHSGMLTPPLYTSASVPFRWEEEPGKPRPCTALITLPTSTTTESPRCLDLPPRLFLEPSKITKTPSPTTVLEGPYVLGRPKFTSSSFRFFRERQGSFDSSSSKSPERGQLSSMVLGKKLHKGRGLFGSWRQKTPKFRSGKREAGGSCSFVHPSSVSVDGADTGSDDGNIPRVKIGRIRRNGSFSSLSQAKSQFWAAVYEGFKQVLPWKSRKSKKGVL; this comes from the exons ATGGAACCTGATACCAGTTCCGCACCAAAGCTTCCTCTATTCTCAATGGCAACCGTGCAATCACCTGAGCATTCAGGTATGCTAACCCCACCTCTATACACCTCAGCTTCAGTTCCATTTAGGTGGGAGGAAGAGCCCGGAAAACCTAGACCCTGCACCGCTCTCATCACTCTTCCCACCAGCACCACCACAGAGTCCCCCAGGTGCTTAGACCTGCCCCCTAGGCTATTCTTGGAGCCCAGCAAGATTACAAAAACACCCTCCCCCACCACAGTGCTGGAGGGCCCTTATGTGTTGGGCAGGCCTAAGTTCACCTCATCCTCATTCAGATTCTTCAGGGAGCGACAAGGGTCATTTGACAGTAGTAGCAGTAAGAGTCCCGAGAGAGGTCAACTCAGTAGTATGGTACTTGGCAAGAAACTGCACAAGGGAAGAGGACTCTTCGGTTCCTGGAGACAAAAGACACCTAAATTTAGGTCTGGAAAGAGGGAAGCTGGGGGAAGTTGTAGCTTCGTCCATCCATCTTCAGTCTCAGTAGATGGTGCGGACACTGGAAGTGATGATGGCAATATTCCCAGGGTTAAGATTGGGAGAATAAGAAGAAATGGAAGCTTTTCAAGTCTCTCTCAAGCCAAGTCTCAATTTTGG GCTGCAGTGTACGAGGGCTTTAAGCAAGTGCTTCCGTGGAAGAGCAGAAAATCAAAGAAAGGAGTTCTGTAG
- the LOC113733330 gene encoding uncharacterized protein, with translation MPVMEKLEMFVVQEPVVAASCLIGGIGLFLPAVVRPILDSFESSKQVPQPVLSDVVAGMTGKK, from the exons ATGCCGGTGATGGAGAAGCTGGAAATGTTCGTGGTCCAAGAGCCCGTCGTTGCCGCATCTTGCCTCATCGGCGGCATTG GTCTCTTTCTTCCAGCAGTGGTGAGGCCTATACTAGACTCCTTTGAATCATCGAAGCAGGTCCCTCAACCTGTTTTGAGTGAT GTGGTTGCTGGTATGACTGGTAAAAAGTAA